The following are encoded in a window of Qipengyuania soli genomic DNA:
- a CDS encoding VOC family protein yields the protein MAKITGLGGVFYVVKDPEATRAWYRDTLGVDGDYGPQLNWSEETKDQPYSLISHFKDDEYIKPGKGGFMINLRVDDLDVFVAQLREKGVDVLDSVDEGYGKFAWLLDPDGVKIELWEQVEAP from the coding sequence ATGGCCAAGATCACAGGCCTCGGCGGCGTATTCTACGTCGTGAAGGATCCCGAGGCGACACGCGCATGGTATCGTGACACGCTGGGGGTGGATGGCGACTACGGCCCGCAACTCAACTGGTCGGAAGAGACCAAGGACCAGCCTTACTCGCTGATCAGCCACTTCAAGGACGACGAGTACATCAAGCCCGGCAAGGGTGGCTTCATGATCAACCTGCGCGTCGATGATCTCGACGTGTTCGTGGCACAACTCAGGGAAAAGGGTGTCGACGTGCTCGACAGTGTCGACGAGGGGTACGGCAAGTTTGCCTGGCTGCTCGACCCCGATGGCGTGAAGATCGAATTGTGGGAGCAGGTCGAGGCTCCGTGA
- a CDS encoding extensin family protein → MRLHPALLSPLLLAVAGCGAVPDSRAPKRVSTEAGMPTISQMRPEAVQCQTELGRTGSNFAPLPDKYYGAGCSALNAVKLDGIGGDNGQFMVTNLGPLACPAANTLASWARFGVDRAARQIMGSPLRRLETMGSYSCRNVAGTGRLSAHARAEAVDVSAFVLADGRRISVKDGWSASPKEREFLRTVHQSACKRFGTVLGPDYNAAHHDHLHLEFGGNSYCR, encoded by the coding sequence ATGCGACTGCATCCCGCCCTGCTCTCTCCTCTCCTCCTCGCGGTGGCGGGATGCGGCGCTGTTCCTGACAGCAGGGCTCCCAAGCGCGTCAGCACCGAAGCTGGCATGCCGACGATTTCCCAGATGCGGCCGGAGGCGGTCCAGTGCCAAACCGAACTGGGCAGGACAGGATCCAACTTCGCCCCGCTGCCGGACAAGTATTACGGAGCCGGCTGTTCAGCCCTGAACGCCGTGAAGCTCGATGGAATCGGCGGGGACAATGGCCAGTTCATGGTCACCAACCTCGGCCCTCTCGCATGTCCCGCCGCCAATACGCTGGCAAGCTGGGCGCGCTTCGGGGTCGATCGCGCCGCTCGCCAGATCATGGGCAGCCCCCTCAGGCGCCTTGAGACCATGGGCAGCTATTCCTGCCGCAATGTCGCCGGCACCGGGCGCCTGTCGGCCCACGCGCGTGCAGAGGCTGTCGATGTCTCGGCTTTCGTGCTGGCCGACGGTCGGCGCATTTCAGTCAAGGACGGCTGGTCGGCCTCGCCAAAGGAACGCGAATTCCTGCGTACCGTCCACCAGAGCGCCTGCAAGCGCTTCGGCACCGTGCTCGGCCCCGATTACAACGCGGCGCACCACGATCACCTGCACCTCGAATTCGGTGGCAATTCTTACTGCCGTTGA